One window of Bos indicus isolate NIAB-ARS_2022 breed Sahiwal x Tharparkar chromosome 18, NIAB-ARS_B.indTharparkar_mat_pri_1.0, whole genome shotgun sequence genomic DNA carries:
- the PSENEN gene encoding gamma-secretase subunit PEN-2, which translates to MNLERVSNEEKLNLCRKYYLGGFAFLPFLWLVNIFWFFREAFIVPAYTEQSQIKGYVWRSAVGFFLWVIVLSTWITIFQIYRPRWGALGDYLSFTIPLGTP; encoded by the exons ATGAACTTGGAGCGGGTGTCCAACGAAGAGAAGTTGAACCTCTGCCGGAAGTACTACCTGG gtGGGTTTGCCTTCCTGCCTTTTCTCTGGTTGGTCAACATTTTCTGGTTCTTCCGAGAGGCCTTCATTGTCCCGGCATACACGGAGCAGAGCCAAATCAAAGGCT ATGTCTGGCGCTCAGCTGTGGGCTTCTTCTTATGGGTGATTGTACTCTCCACCTGGATCACTATCTTCCAGATCTACCGGCCACGTTGGGGCGCCCTTGGGGACTACCTCTCCTTCACCATACCCCTGGGTACCCCCTGA